The Microbacterium amylolyticum genome includes the window TGCGTGCTGAAATCCACCGAGCTCCCTCCCGTTCACGTATCTGACCAGGGTAGACCCATCGGGCTGATCTAGGCTTGTGCGGTGACTCCAAACGATGCGTCCTGCGACCTGCCCCTCGGTTTCCCCCGGGCGGTTCTCTGGGACATGGACGGGACCATCATCGACAGCGAGCCGTATTGGATCGCCGCGGAAACGCCGCTTGTTGAACGCTTCGGCGGCACGTGGACGCACGAAGACGCGCTGCAGCTGGTGGGCAACTCCTTGGAGACCTCAGGCGCCATTCTGCAGAGCGCGGGTGTGCAGATGGACATCCCGGACATCGTGGAATACCTCACCGACGAGGTTCTTCGGCAGATGGCAGAGAGCGGTCTTCCCTTCCGGCCCGGCGCCCAGGAGCTCCTCCGCTCGCTTCGCGCCGCGGGAGTGAAAACGGCGATCGTGACCATGTCGCGACGCCGGATGGCGCAGCGCGTTGCTGATCTGTTCACATTCGACGCATTCGACGCTGTTCTCGGCGGAGACGATGTTGCGCGCCCGAAACCGTTCCCTGATCCCTATCTCGCCGGCGCCGCAGCGCTGGGCGTCGATATTCGTGACTGTGTTGCGATCGAAGACTCTCCGACGGGTCTGCGTTCGGCAATCGACTCGGGGGCCGTGACGCTCGGCGTTCCGCACTTCGTAAGCCTTGACGGGGTGGGCGCCGATGCTCTCTGGCCGAGCCTCGCTGACACGAACGCATCAGACATCGCCGCGTTGTTCACGCGCGTGCGTCAGGCAGAGGACGTCATCCGATGACCATGATTCCCCGCGGGCCGTTCCGCTACGGCGACCGTGTGCAGCTGACCGGACCCAAGGGCAAACTGCACACCATCACGCTCCGTGACGGCGGTGAACTTCACACGCACCAGGGCGTTCTGCTCCATGCCGATATCGTTGGCCAGCCCGACGGTTCGGTTGTGCGCAACACGCATGACCACGAGTACCTCGCGCTTCGACCGCTCTTGCGCGACTTCGTGATGTCGATGCCCCGCGGTGCGGCCATCGTGTATCCGAAAGACGCCGGTCAGATCGTCACCCAGGCGGATATCTTCCCCGGGGCTGTTGTCGTCGAAGCGGGCGTCGGGTCGGGCGCGCTGTCGATGTCCCTTCTGCGAGCCGTCGGCGAGAATGGGTTTCTGCACTCGTTCGAGCGCCGCGAGGAATTCGCCGAGGTTGCCCGCGCCAACGTCGAGACGTTCTTCGGTGGCCTCCCCGAGCAGTGGGAGATTCACTTCGGTGATCTTGCCGACGCACTGCCCCGTGACATCACCGATGGCACCGTCGACCGAGTCGTGCTCGACATGCTCGCGCCCTGGGAGGTGTTGCCCGCCGTCAGCGATGCGCTCGCTCCCGGCGGCGTCGTGCTGTGTTACGTCGCCACGGCGACACAGCTCAGCCGCACATCAGAATTCCTCCGTGACATGGGGAGCTTCACCGAGCCGGAGGCCTCCGAGACCATGGTGCGTGGATGGAACGTTGACGGCCTGAGCGTCCGCCCGGATCACCGGATGGTCGGGCACACGGGCTTTCTCATCTCGGCGCGCAAGCTGGCACCCGGCGCCGTGCCGCCCGAGGTCAAGCGTCGTGCGTCGAAACGCAGTTACACCGACCACGATCAGGAAGTGTGGACGCCCGGAGCCGTCGGTGATCGTGAGATCACGGATAAGAATCTGAGAAAGCGCATTCGTGAGGCCGAGAAGGCCGCAGGCGGCGCGCGCGAGGCGGCAGCGGCTCGCCAAGCCGATGCTGAGGGCGCGTCAGCTGCGCAGAGCGACATCCCCTAGACTGACGCGGTGCGCAAGACGACAGCAGTAGCCTCCGTGATCGGCATGTCCGCCCTCGCCCTCGTCGGGTGCTCTTCGGCCGCCGTTACTCCCGAATCATGTGGCCGCGTGGCAAACACATCCCCGACGCTTCTAAGTGCGTTCGAGGTGTCTGACCAGGTAGGAACACCGCCAACGGCGTCCTTCCCGAAGCCGTTTGTGGCGGCATCGCCCGAGCATATGGACGTGGTGACGGGCAGCGGGGCTGTTATCGAGTCACTCGACCAGGCGGTGTACTTCGACCTCACACTTTTCGATGGTGTGACGGGTGTTGCCGTGCCGTTTACGGGGTACACGGACGAAGACTGGCGAGTGTCGAACCTCGGCGCGCTGATCGCCGAGGTGCCCGGCCTGGAAGACGCCTTTCTGTGCGCAAGCGAAGGATCGCGCGTTGTCGCAGCGCTCGGCGCCGAGGGCGGTTCAGAAGCGCTGTCCATGTCGGCGATGCAGGCAACGGGACAGCTCATCGACCCGGCTCACACGATTGCGGTTGTCGACATCAACCGCGTGCTCCCCGCGTCGGCGGATGGCTCTCCCGTGTACAACGCCGGCCACGGAATGCCGTCGGTGATTCGTACGCCCGCTGGTGTCCCGGGTGTCACGGTTCCCCGTGGGGCTGCCCCGTCGGAGACCCGAACACAAACGCTCCTCAAGGGCGATGGTGATGAACTGGGCGCTGATGAGGTCTTCATCGGCCAGATTCTGACGGTTCAGTGGGACACCGGACGTGTTGTGTCGTCGACCTGGGCTGACGAAGCCCTGCAGGTGTCTCCCGTCGAAAACCTGCCGGAGGACGTGCGCGGCGCTGTGATTGGCGCCACCGCCGGCTCGCAGGTGATGACGGTCGTTCCCGATGCTGATCACGGCGCACTCGTCTACGTGATCGACATTCTCGGAACATCCGACATGCCGGCTATGTGACAACGCGTATGGCGCGGATTCCTGCCGAAGAACGGCTCATGAATCTCACGGTTGCCCTTTTGGGCACCGAGATGGGGCTCACCCGCGCGCAAATCTACGCCTCGGTTTCGGGATACTCAGAACGGATCCTCGAAGGCCGCGACGAGGCGACCTTGGAGCGGATGTTCGAGCGCGACAAAGAAGCGCTCACGAGCCTGGGCATGCCGCTGGAACTTGTCGGAAACGTCAGCAATCCGCGCGACATGCGCGAGGCGCGGTACCGCATCCCGCGGCACGACAGCGCGCTCCCGGAGGATCTCGAGTTCACGGCCGTCGAACTGGCTCTTCTCAGCCTGGCGGCGGATGCCTGGGGTGAGGCGACGATGTCCCGCGAGGCGCGAGCGGGAATGCGGAAGATTCGTGCTCTGGGGCTCGACGTCGACGAACCGATCCTTGGTGTGCGTCCCCGGCTCGATGCTCGCGAGGCCTCTTTCGCGCCGCTTGAACAGGCGATCGAGAGGCGCGTCGAGGTGCAGTTTGACTACCTGCGCCCCGGAATCGATCACATGCGTCGCCGCACGGTTCAGCCACGTGCCCTCGTCTTTTTCGACGGGCGCTGGCACCTTGACGCGTGGGATACCGATGCCGGGGGAGACCGCACGTTTCTGCTCGCACGAATCGTCGGCGATGTTGTTCTCACGGGCACGAGGTACGTTCTGGACGATCCCGAAGAACGCGCCGAAGAGGCTCTCGCCGAGCTTCATGCCGTTGCCGACCGCCAGCGGGCCGTTGTTGCGGTCGTTCCCGGTTCCGAAGCCGACATGCGGCTGCGGAGACGGGCGGCAGAGATCGACGACAACGGCCGTATCGTCGTGCCGTGCGTCGACCCGTACATCTTTGCGGGCGAGATCGCGTCATACGGCCCTGAAGCGACGGTCATCTCACCGGCATCTCTGGCATCGCTCGTTGCGGAGCGCCTGCGAGAAGCGATCGACGTGCACACAGGAAGCGCAGAGATCCCGCTGCACGACGTTCCGGTACAGACGACACGGCGCGCGGCGCTGGTGTCCGTCGAACGTGTGCGCATCTACCTCACCCTCGTTCCCTGGCTGATCGAGCGGGGAGAGGTCTCGGTCGCAACGGCGGCCGAGCAATTCGATGTCACGGAACGCGAGATGCGCGGGATGGTGTCGACCCTGACCCTCGTGGGCGCCCCCTCTGACGATGGCTATCCCAGCGAGATGTTCGACCTCGACTGGGACCTCTTCGAGCGCGACGACAGGATCAGCCTCACGCACACGGTGGGTATCGAACGCGTACAGCGATTTACGACCCGGGAAACCGCGGCACTCATCGCGGGGCTTCAGCTTCTGAGATCCTTGCCGGGAATTGCGGACGCCGAGCAGATCGATGCTCTTCGACGGAAGCTGACGCGGGGATCGACCGCCCCGGCGGGGATGTCGATCGTTGTTGACGATGACCAGGATCCGCTGCGAGCCGAACTTGCTCGGGCCATTGCTGAGCGCCGCCAGGTGCGATTCGCATATCGGCGGCCGGAGGGAAAGCCGATGCGCCGCACGGTCGATCCAGCGCGACTTCTGCAGTCTGAAGGGGAATGGTACCTGCAGGGTTGGTGTCATCTGCGTGAGGCACCGCGAACGTTTCTTCTCGAGCGCATGGCGGACCTGGTCGTGACAGATGATCACGCGCGCCGCGCCGACGACATCACGGCCGAACTGTTCACGCCAACGGCGGACGACACCATTGTCACGCTGCGCTTTCCGACCGAGATGCGCGTCGTTTTGGCCGACTATCTCGCCCATGCTCAGCTCACGACCGACGGCGCGTCCACAATCGCACGGATTCCCGTTGCTGACATTGGGGTGGTCAAGCGCCTAGCGTCCCGTGAGGGAGGCAAACTCGAGGTCCTCGCACCGCGTGAGGCCCGTGACCTCGCAAGATCGTGGGCCGTCGCTGGGGCGAACTTCAGCGAGACGTTCTAAACTAGCCACCACTCGACCGCAAACGACGGAGTAAGCATGCCCTTCGGAAACATGGGACCGTGGCAGATCCTCCTTATTCTGCTGATTATTCTGCTGATTTTTGGCGCTGCACGGCTTCCCGCGTTGGCGAAAAGCATGGGACAGTCCGCGCGCGCCTTCAAGGGTGAGATGAAGCAGATGAAGGAAGAGGATGCGTCAGCAAAGGCTGAGGGGTCCGCGACCGACACGTCGGCGTCTGGCGAGTCTGCTGCGCAACCGACGAGCGACACCCCGCCCTCAGAACCCAAGCCATAACCGGCCGTGGCACGTCCCCGAAAGACCGGGGGAGCCGCCGAGGAGTCGCATC containing:
- a CDS encoding helix-turn-helix transcriptional regulator, translated to MTTRMARIPAEERLMNLTVALLGTEMGLTRAQIYASVSGYSERILEGRDEATLERMFERDKEALTSLGMPLELVGNVSNPRDMREARYRIPRHDSALPEDLEFTAVELALLSLAADAWGEATMSREARAGMRKIRALGLDVDEPILGVRPRLDAREASFAPLEQAIERRVEVQFDYLRPGIDHMRRRTVQPRALVFFDGRWHLDAWDTDAGGDRTFLLARIVGDVVLTGTRYVLDDPEERAEEALAELHAVADRQRAVVAVVPGSEADMRLRRRAAEIDDNGRIVVPCVDPYIFAGEIASYGPEATVISPASLASLVAERLREAIDVHTGSAEIPLHDVPVQTTRRAALVSVERVRIYLTLVPWLIERGEVSVATAAEQFDVTEREMRGMVSTLTLVGAPSDDGYPSEMFDLDWDLFERDDRISLTHTVGIERVQRFTTRETAALIAGLQLLRSLPGIADAEQIDALRRKLTRGSTAPAGMSIVVDDDQDPLRAELARAIAERRQVRFAYRRPEGKPMRRTVDPARLLQSEGEWYLQGWCHLREAPRTFLLERMADLVVTDDHARRADDITAELFTPTADDTIVTLRFPTEMRVVLADYLAHAQLTTDGASTIARIPVADIGVVKRLASREGGKLEVLAPREARDLARSWAVAGANFSETF
- a CDS encoding HAD family hydrolase; translation: MDGTIIDSEPYWIAAETPLVERFGGTWTHEDALQLVGNSLETSGAILQSAGVQMDIPDIVEYLTDEVLRQMAESGLPFRPGAQELLRSLRAAGVKTAIVTMSRRRMAQRVADLFTFDAFDAVLGGDDVARPKPFPDPYLAGAAALGVDIRDCVAIEDSPTGLRSAIDSGAVTLGVPHFVSLDGVGADALWPSLADTNASDIAALFTRVRQAEDVIR
- a CDS encoding tRNA (adenine-N1)-methyltransferase, which encodes MTMIPRGPFRYGDRVQLTGPKGKLHTITLRDGGELHTHQGVLLHADIVGQPDGSVVRNTHDHEYLALRPLLRDFVMSMPRGAAIVYPKDAGQIVTQADIFPGAVVVEAGVGSGALSMSLLRAVGENGFLHSFERREEFAEVARANVETFFGGLPEQWEIHFGDLADALPRDITDGTVDRVVLDMLAPWEVLPAVSDALAPGGVVLCYVATATQLSRTSEFLRDMGSFTEPEASETMVRGWNVDGLSVRPDHRMVGHTGFLISARKLAPGAVPPEVKRRASKRSYTDHDQEVWTPGAVGDREITDKNLRKRIREAEKAAGGAREAAAARQADAEGASAAQSDIP
- the tatA gene encoding twin-arginine translocase TatA/TatE family subunit, with product MPFGNMGPWQILLILLIILLIFGAARLPALAKSMGQSARAFKGEMKQMKEEDASAKAEGSATDTSASGESAAQPTSDTPPSEPKP